The DNA window GCCCCACCGCCAAGGGCGTCATTGTGGAGGGATGTCCCGTCTTCTGATCGATCATCCATCCAATATACATATTTCCCCCGTAGATGTGTTCTTCGTGCGAAACTAGATCAGTAAAATCAATCAGAATCTGAATCTCTACTCGTTTAATATGGCAGGACTGATGCTGTTCTTATTTAAAGTTGTATATATCATTTGGGTTTTTAGGTTTCCAAATGCTCTTCTTTTTCGTGTTTTAACCAAGTTCAGTGCGCTCAGTTACCCAGTTAGTATATTATAGAATTGGTTTCGCTCCAATGGAGTTTTATTGCTGTGTTTTAATTGAGTTCAATGAGATATATATTGGTTAATTCCAGCAATGGAGTATATCTCTGTCTCGCCTCTGCAATATATGTTCTGGGTAGCTCAATTTCTCCCATATATGTAGCAatcacaaatattaatattaacatctaaaattcaaaattgatttaataaaattcgaaattttTTTGTGTTAAATTGATAGGGGCCGCGCGAACGCGTACCCCCTCTGCCACAAATTATGACGTCCAGTCTCCCACTTGGGGAGATGGTAAGCTAATGCTCCTCCCAAGTGCAATGGAGGCCACTAGCCTAGGTCATGGACCTTCATGATCGCCCATCGGCCCCGTCCAGGTAAGTATGTTTGCATGGTTCCCCTGCCTTCGTACTTATACCCCTCCGTGCTGCCCTTCATAAGTCGCCAAGCGATGTGGTACTAATCTTTCATATATCTATCGCCAACTGTCGTAGTCGATTCGTTTCCGGAAAGAGCGCGCTTGTAGTTTTTGGGCCGGCCTGTTTCTCTCTGCGTCTCAGGAGTCAGGATTCACACCGTTGCAAATCCAGCCCACAATTTGTCACGGGCTTGCAGATCTGGCCCGTGAAACGGTTATTGGCCCAGACAAAGAGAGGTAGTCCAGAAGCTGACAGCCTTGACACTTCTTGCAGTTCTGCAACTTTTGACTCTCCAATTCTCCGTTGCCGTTCCGCTGCCGGTGCTCGCGTAACCGCGTTGCCCCTCATCGCCGCGTGAGCTAGCTATCAATCAGGACACTGATGCTGATGCATCATGCCTGCTGCTAACCTGCAGCAGGCAGAAAATGTTTACATGTACCTTTCAGGAATTCATGTTTCAGCAACTCACCATCTAGCCATCAATTCGCCCAAATATTCAGAACAACGTTTTCTCGTCTCCCTATCACTGTCCTGATCTGCATTGCTGCATTAGCACTCGTTGTACGGTTCATCTCCCGCGATGCAGCCGCCGTCCATGAGCCAGTTGCTGCTGCTCCTACTTCCGACGACGACTCAATTGACGGCGGCGGGCTTTCTTTCATCCTCTGGTCGATGAATTTAGATATGAACAAACTTGGGAGTATGTGATGTTCCCGGTGAAACAATTAGCAAATTCATTCAACAGTGTTAAACGGATCTCTGGTATAAACAATCTAGGACACTGTAAACATCTAAAAATTTGATTTAATTTGGTAGGGGCCGCGCGGACGCGTACCCCCTCTTGCCACAAATTATGACGTCCACTCTCCCTCTTGGGGAGATGGTAAGCCAGTGCTCCTCCCAAGTGCAATGGAGGCCACTAGCCTAGGCCATGGACCTTCTTGATCGCCCATAGACCCCGTCCAGGTAAGTAAGTTTGTACGCAGTCCTGCCTCTCCTTTTATACCCTTCCCCTGCTACCCTTCTCACGTCGCCAAGCGATGTGGTACTAATCCTCTACCATCCATTGCTAATTGCCGTAGTCGAATCCTTCTCCGAGTGGCGCGCTTGTAGTTTTTGGGCCGTGGGCTCTTTCGCTCGGCCTTTCATGGGCTTGCGGATCCGGCCCATGAAATGCTTTTGGCCCAAGCAGATGCAGAGCTAGTTCTCCATTGCCGCCTtgccgccgtggcggcgtgAGCTACCAGAACAGGAATTGTTCGTCATGACTGATGCATGCTTGCTGCTAATTTTCAGGCTTCAgccaggagaaaaaaaattatgtttccATGCACATTTCAGCAGCTGCTTGTAGTTTTAGCCAGCCATCAATTCGTTCAAATCTTTGCAACATGTTTTCTCCTCTCCCTGTCACTGTTCTTGTTAGCATTGCTGCATTGGCGTTCATCTCCGGCGATGCAACCATCGTCCATGAGccagttgctgctgctgctgctgcaccttCTTCTGACGAGGCTGAttccatcgacggcggcggtggcggatttTCTCTCCCCCTCGTTCGCCGGaggtccaccaccaccaccaccatgatcGACGTTGCCAAAGAGGAGATCCAGCttgccaccgccatcgccgccggagaCAAGAAGCTCCTCGTGCCGTTGTACGGCCGGCCACAAGGCGGCAGCACCTACCTCGTGCAGCTCCGCATCGGCACGCCCACGGACCGGATCTCGCCGAGGTACGTCCTGTTCGACACCGGCAGCGACCTCTCGTGGACGCAGTGCGAGCCCTGCACCAACTGCTCCTCCTTCACCCCGTACCCGCCCCACGATCCGTCCAAGTCCCGCACGTTCCGCCGCCTCTCCTGCTTCGACCCGATGTGCGAGTTGTgcaccgccgtcgtcgatgGCGGAGGCGGATCTGCAGGGTGCCTGTTCAGGCGGCgctacggcgacggcggcgccgtgtCAGGCGAGCTCGTGTCGGACGTCTTCCACTTcggcgcggcaggcgacggcggcgggtacCAGCTCGAGCGGGACGTCGCGTTCGGCTGCGCGCACGTCGAGGATTCCAAGGCTGTCAGGGGTTACAGCACCGGCATCCTCGCGCTTGGCATCGGCAAGCCGTCGTTCGTGACGCAGCTGGGTGTGGATAGGTTCTCGTACTGCATCCCAGCATCAGAGAtaaccgacgacgacgacgacgacgaggaggagagatCGGCGAGCTTCCTCCGGTTTGGTTCTCACGCAAGAATGACAGGGAAGAGGGCCCCGTTCAAGCAGGACGGCAGCGGCTACGCCGTTCGCCTGAAGAGCGTGGTGTACCAGCACGGCGGTCGCCTGAATCAGCAGCAACCTGTACCCGTATATGTTGCcggagaagaagcagcagcagccatgcCGATGCTGGTGGACTCCGGAACGACGCTGCTCTGGCTACCGGGCAGCGTCTTCTACCCTCTGCAGAGGAGGATCGAGGAGGACATCTCTCTCACCAGGAGGTACGACCTCACGCATCCAAGCCTCTACTGCTACCTCGGAAACATGACGGATGTCGAGGCGGTTTCAGTGACGCTCGGCTTCGGTGGAGGCGCGGATCTCGAGCTGTTTGGCACTTCGCTGTTCTTCACTGACGAGAATTTAACAGAAGACTGGGTTTGTCTAGCTGTTGCTGCGGGGAACAGGGCGATACTGGGAGTGTATCCTCAGCGTAACATCAACGTCGGGTATGATCTGTCCACCATGGAGATAGCGTTTGATCGTGATCAGTGTGATCGTGTGTAGTGGTAGCTGATGTTTGTTAATATTTTTCATGCTGTCGCTCTGCATTTCAGCTCCTCTCTAATGTTAGTCTGTACGAACAGAAGTTAGCAGCGACTATCAGTGAGAAATCATTATTTTTATACATTATATTCCCTTTCTTAATATACTTTTTCAAATGCAATGATCACCAGAGAAAAATGGTCTATTGACAGGGCATATGAGTGCCGTTTTCTTTCAGTTAGAAAATTACATTCTCGATCAATCATCTCCGTTTgattagagcatcaccaacagattatctataattttctcctaaaaatttgtttttgggtttcctaaaccgaaaataggaagtgaaaaaactcctccatccaacagatagcctaaattcaatccccAAAACTTAAAAGTAGGCCCTTCTGTTAAAGAAAATtccgtttttttctttcacgcgCAGAaagcgttttttttctttcacgcgCAGAAAGATCGCTATCTCCCACGCGCGGGAACGAAGTAGAGAGGCGGGATTGCGTGATTGGGAGCGCCTTTCGCGCCCGCATATAAACGGAGCGAGGAACCGGGAGAAGAGAACTCCAAAACTCGGGTAGGAGAGTAGGGGATCTGCTGGAGCTGATTTTTGGACTAAAATCcctcaaaatcagttttgggAATCATATAGgtagactgttggtgatgctcttaacACAACAAATCTGTTAGGGCCTTAGGAGCATGGAGAAATGGACAAGGATGATTTGATTTATGCTCCATGGCTGTTGCGGCTTCGCTCATCGCTCATACTGAAAGCATATCAGAGCTGGATCCTATCCTATCCAGTGTACACAAATCATTTCCAGATTAACGAATACACAATTAACTGTTAACAAAATGGTATTTGGATTCTACATGACTCTCAGCTTCCCACAAAAAGGATCCAAAAGCAGCTGCCTCCAAAACAAGATGGGTGAGTTCTATGAAAGTTATTGTTATCATTTGACCATCCTTTGCATTGACAGAGCCATCATCTAAGACTTTAATATCTGGCCGTCCAAACAACGCCTGTGTTTGCTTCTCTATCAGTGAGACGGCCTCTTTTGATCTGATAGTAGCATACCTTTGCAACGTATCAGCATCCAAGCGTGAAACATAGGACCTCAGCTTGTTTGGATTTGATTCTTCATCATCCAAATCGATCTCCTCCCCATCAGGTGTAATTTGCACCAATGATTCCATATCCCAGAATGGATTAGGCTTCAGGTTTTCAAGTACTATCTGTTGCTTAGGATTTGGCGGGAGAGTCTTCATGTTCTTCTCGAGTTGGAATCGCTCATCTACCCTCTTTAGGAAGTAGCCATACATGATGGATGCTGCATAAAGCTTTCCCAGATTTAAGTTGCTGATTTCAACAACTGTATCTAGTGGGGCTGCTACCTTTTCACCCATTATAAGGTTGAGATGATTTTGTATCATCTCAAGAGCGTCCGGGGAATGTATGCTTTGCAACCTATCCTCTTGGTTAGGCAATGAGGAGATGTCACGTACAGGGCCACCTAATGGTGCTAATGCAGGTGTCATTGATATGTCATTCTCCATGAACTTATAAATAATCCAACAGTAGATGATCTCTTCCAAGGTGTTCTGCCTTTCCTTCTCTTTGACTTCTGCTATTCTCCTGTAATTCAATCAGCTTAGCTTTTCAGTCAGTTCTTTAAATGCATCCTCCACTAGAACATCTAATGTTCTGTCCTTACCATTTCTTTATCATCTATGCTATGCATACTAAGATTTTTCTCCACgtcttttttttatatgcacTGAATTGCAGCCTTTGGCAGTAGAACATATGGACTTGTTTTTAAATATTGTGCGACTAACAATACATGCCAGGTAGTGGGGTTATATCTGAGGGTAAAACACTAAAACATGATGAATAATAGAATAGCATAAATGATCATGAAGGAAATGGCATCCTACAATTCTGGGGATACTTACTTGTAAAGGAGGTCCTGGGGAACTTTCGAGGCTTCTTTCTCTTGAACATCTTTCTCTGATTGAAGGTTTTCAAGTTGCTGGTCAACTGTTGCAGGAAGTAGGTGAGGGTGTGATTGGAGTATCTGGACCAGAAGTTGACCGCTTGGAGTTTCTAACATAAGTGGAGCAAGTCTTGTAAGGCCATCACCAGAATCCATTTTTGCTTTAACCTTCAAGCTCCTTGCTCGACAACTATTAATTAGGAAACCAGATTTGGGGCTACTGGTATAAAGAAAGCTCTGCAGAACAACAAACCATCATCCAGTTGACCCGATAACTTAGGTTGGGGCAGGGGTGTACACTAGTATATTACTGCTATACAATATATCAGTGTTTATCATTCCATTAAGAATCATGGTATAAGCATTGAGTTGTAACACTGGTAAATTAGGAGACTAATGCTAAGCCCAATGGCCAGAAAGGCTTAATGTGATGATCATTATCCAATGTCAACTACAATACAAGCCTCACGTTgtctaaaaaaatcaaccaaGAGATTGGACAGCCAACTCCCTTGGCAATTGAATGAGCATAACAAGTGAGAAATATGGATAATCTGACAGAACATCTTAGGAGTTGGCTTTGCAATGGCAGGAatcacaaaatatcaaaaatctATAGCGTAGCTCGAATCAAATACAAGAACTAAACGTGTACAATTTATGCTGAAAACTGAAAAGTAAAACCCGGCATCCAAAAAGCCTAAATACCATATCTCGTATACTAAAGGAAGCACCTTATCAAAAAGCCTAAATACCATATCTCGTATACTAAAGGAAGCACCTTATCAATGTTGCTATAGCAGgagaagatgtatttcaaagtAAAGCAGCACAGAGCACACAGTGCAACACAGCTATTGGTTACGGTTACTATAGCAAAGCAAAGCGGACTGCATACCATATTGGAAATGATTTAACCAAGTATTATATTCCTAAATTATTCTCCAGACCCCCTTTCTTTTGCAACCCGACGTACATCCAACACTTTCCACCAAAAATCTCAGCTAAATAAATCTTACTACTAGCAAGGAGGCGCTCCAATTTTTAAGGAGCCCCATCATACATACATGGATGAACAGAATAGCTGACGATCCCAGGTTGCCAATACACTCACGAGAACCCCCGTCAGGGCATTCAACAAACAGTTGCCGAGCGAATCCCAACGGAGGAACAGAAGCGCGCAGCGGCAGCGACACATCAAATTGACAGGgagcgaggaggggagggagcacGTAACGCACCTTGCGGCGGTGTAGCCTGGACTCCAGGGATGCGCGCGGCCTGGCGAGGCagcaggacgaggaggaggaggacgcggcggcggtggcggaggcgggggaggaggaggcgcggagcAGCGCGGCGTCAGCCCACGCCGCCATCggaggaggggcggacgagaggaggaggaggcgggtggGTGGGGATTCGGGATTCCGTCGGCTGCTTGGGCTTCGCTGCTAGTGTGACGTCAGACAGGCTGGCCCGGCCTCTACCGGAGATATTATTACTAGTAGGCAGCCCGCGCCGATCTTTTTATCGGGATCGGCGTGCGAGTGCGAGTGCGATCTCGTCCAAAGCTCGTCGCCGTCAGGCGCGCCGCGGACGGGCACGGCTCTCTCGTCTCTCGCTCGCCGGGTCGCATTGGGTGATCGCCCTCTCTGCCTGGCGTTGGCGTTGGCGTTAGCGTATGGGACTGTGTAAACACTGTAGAAACGTGTTTTGGTTTTGGCAATTCCAACTTCCAATTCAAACTTCAAAGTCCTCGAATTTTCTTCTGTGGCTGATGTTTTGCGATGGTACAAGAAGGATTGGGAATACCGGTTTGGCCAGAATTACCAGGTTTTATCAGTCAACGATtcgagtcttttttttttttacctcaaaATAGTGATAACAACAATTTGAAGTCCAAACTTTTTGGAATCATGGTCTGAAGTCTAAACATGCCACATGCTTATCGTGCCCAATGATGTGTTCTTTTCTGGCTCATTTGTGCGTTGAAAAATCATCTTGATGAGGTTCAACTTCAACAGAACATATACTACAAACCTATAAAATATTCAATCTGTGGCCCATGTTTTGCATAATTAATTCCTCTAGAGGCTCCACAGAATCGACAGACTCGATACAACTGACAGACATCGTATCACAGTACTAACTGACTGCATAGTTCAAGAGCAACCTGATATAATTACAGAGATGGCATAAAATCATGGAATATCCTTCAGTTTCTTTTCATGGATATTGACATCCAGACAGTACTTCATATTCGAGAGGTAAAAAGCCTACAGCGCAATATACTTCATATACGAGTATTTCCTTATATCGTTTCAATTATGCTCTGGCAGGTCACAGgccataaaaagaaaaaaggtatGAAACGGTAGAGCAGTAGTATCCTTATAGAAAGGTACAGACCATCAAAATTCATGCACACGCCCTGCACCACATAAGGTATCTCAAATGACAAGGTCATGCTACACGTCGTAGGGTAATTCAGTGTAGTTTTGAAACATTTCAACACACAGGCTCCcagttgtatacttgtattcaGGTCTCAAGCAAACGTTGGTGACAAGCACTCCTCAACAATGTCCAGAAGGTTTGGATTTTCCAGTGCAGCTGCAACACGTTCTTTGTCGTTCAGTTGCTTGTTCACTACAAGAAAGGGACAATACAATGAGATACTCAGCCAAGCAAGAGAATGTGGTAAGTGAAAGCATAAACTGTAGCCTCTAAAACATATGTACCTGCAGTTTCAGTTGCATGTGATCCAGGCGCCACCCTTATGTCCACCTGCACAAATTATAAATGACTAAGCTGCCAAAAATTTCCGAAGAAATATGAATAGTAAACAGCAGGAAGACATAATTTCCTCGTCATGTTAATGaactaaaaaagagagagaattgTACTTTGGACCATCTTTTATTGCcaaaatttcactttggaccactcTTTGTCTAATCTTTTACTTTGGACCAGGTATTTTTTACTTTGttgcactttggaccaccccaaCTCTCTTCCCTAGCCATGTCTGGCCTCTCCTCCAGCAAAGATATGAATCTGCAAAGAGGTGGAGGAGTTCACCGGTGGGCTGGAATTGATGTGCTGAAGAAGTGGTTTAGGGTAGTCCAAATTGCAACAAAGGTGAAAATACCTAGCCCAAAGTGAAAATGATGGTCAAAGGGTGGTCTAAAGTGAATCCATGGTAATAAAAAGTGGCCCAAACTGCAATTCACCAAAAAAAGGAGTAGTCTTCGATTTGTTCATGGAATGTGCAAGACTGAATCACTAGGTATCAGTCTCCAGCTCGATCATGAAATGCCTTGGATGGTATCTTCACAACCTATCTGTGTTCCTAACCATAATGATTAAGTTTCACATACAACACAGGTTTCTGCACAATTAGAAACTTATTCTGCAGATATTTTGAGGTATACATTCAGGCATATGCCTAAATGAGTTCTGAAAAGTACCATGGAGCAAAATAAATGAAGAGcatgtgaaatattttttaaggtAAAGGGAAAATAGTTGTTACCTAAATTACATGTCTGTCACAGTACTATAGGACTTTCTAAATTGTATATGTCAGGCAATATATTAAGGGCTCATTCAGACTTCTTACGATTGCAAGCTACCATAGAGATGCTCCATGTATCATACCTTGTATCGAGGGGGAAGACTCCGCATAAGTTTCACACGCAGGCAAAGTCCAATGACGGTCGCCATACTGCAATGCTCCACTGTTGGGGTAAAAGTAACCCTGAAGAGAATAACAGTGAATTGTTGTGACTGAATTTCATTAACAACCCATTGTAGCATCCAATGATAGAGAGACGTAAACTTACCTGACATGACTAAGTTCATCATTGATTTCAACTGAATCCTCAGTTACAACATTAAGCTCTTCGAGTGAGTATGGGTGCTCTGGATCCTTTATGTCTCTAATATGATGTAAGAAGGTTAAGGAgtgcaaacaaaagaaaaattgagGGCAGCAGAACTCCAGATAGAGGTAAGTATAACAGGAAAGAGAGGTACACAGCATGTAGATAAGGAAACAAAGAAAGGATATCAAATATTTCTAGCTGGTCAATAGCCTCTGCCGCATTTTCATCTGTGGTTTCTGGTGCCTGCCGAGAACGCCTCTCTTTTTTCTCATAAACTACAGGGTTAGCATTTATTAACCCCACAACCATTTTTCTGATGCAATGCACTAATTTATATCAGAATGGCGAAATTCCTGCAAGTTGAAAACATGGAAATTATACCAATATCAGTCTTCAATAATTTTGTTAATCATGATAAACATCCAATGAAGATATTCCCCGCCCAATCTATCACTAGTAGTCTAGTACTATTATTATGGACTGTTAACAATCAATACTAAATTGTGCTCGTTAAACTATGAAATGTAATTTGATCGCTCAACACCCCGGTGATAGCACAGATTGCTAAACAGAAATGCAAAATAAAGGTGTGATAAGAAATTTGCTAAAGAATATTTAGCAGGCTAAACTCTGAAGCGGTCGCCATATGGTTAAATCACTAAAGACTGCAAGGACTGATCTAACATGGGGCATGGAGGTTCAGCTGAACCCCAAATTCTTTCGGAAACAAACTGTTCTTTCGGAAATTTGCTAGGTTAAGGCAAAGGCAAGGAGTAACGCTTCCGTATTGCAAGAGAAGCTAAGCGCATTGACAGTGTCGCCCCAAATCAAACAGAACCCGCAGCAAACGTCGCGATAGTAAGGAGTATAGCAACCGTCGCGCAGGAAGCGGCGGAGCTGCGCGAGGCAGAGGCCACCGGAGAGCAGGCCTCGTCGTCGCGCGAGGCGAAGACCATCGGGGAGAAGGGGACGCCGCCCGAGGTCGCCGGGAAGCGTTGCCTCGCGCCgccagcggaggaggcggcctgGGATTTGGGGGCCGAACGAACGAACAGGCGGAGAAGACGGGCCGCCGGAGGAGACTAAATCGAACCAGACCATGCACCGGAGAGGATGCGGCAGGACGCCGGTGACGCTGCTCCCGCGGATGGAGAtcagcgccgccggccggcgagccgaGCCCGCGAGGAGATTGGGGACGGGGAGATCGATCGGCTAGGGCAGGGAGGAGCAAACACTGCAGATGAGataactcccccccccccccccctccaacTCCAACCACAGGAAGCGGGCAGGAAGGGGTGAGCTCGGAAGAGAAGAAAAGCTCACCGGCGAAgtccggcggcgggcggcgtcaGCGGCCGTGGGCTCGTCTGCTTGCGTCGGGGAGGAAGACCACCGTGGGGGCGTTTGAGCCGGTCTAATGGTGGAGATATGGCGGTGTTCCATTCTGACTTCGCTTGTAACATCTGGGCCGGGCTGTGTATGGGCCGACATTGCCAGAGTCCAACAAGCATGCATCGACAGGGGGTTCGGGGTTCGAAACTCCGAAGCCCTTTGGGTATTTACTGGCCGTTCGATCAAATATGTGCGATCTAGATTGAGCGGATCAGCCATTCGTCGCAAAACGCAAAGTGAGCCGAGCGCTAATCATGCTATGCTATGATACATTCGCAAGACACTCACAAATCACGAACAGTCAATGGTTAAGTTTTCCGCGAATGCTAGTTAGCGACCGCCGGCGGAGCGAGTTTTAGGCCCAGCGCCGCACCGGCGCGCGCCCCTTCTCcgtgtattttttttggttttttttaatatttttccttttctttcccacttttttctgatttttttatctttagcatgttttgagtttaaaagtttataaattttgagttgaaagttttcttaaaagtttttaaatctcgacttgaaagttttcaaatctcgatttgaaaattttcaactcttgatttgaaagttttcaaatatcaaattgaaagtttttaaaattttcaaatctggacttgaaagttttcgaatatcaattctcgagttgaaagttttcgaatctgagttgaaagatttcaaatctcaagttgaaagttttcaaatctgaattgaaagttttcaaatctgggttgaaagttttttaaatttgagatgaaaagttgaaagttttcaaaatttgacttaaaaaaaattcaattttcgagttaaaagtttacaaatctgggtttaaaattttaaaattttgacttcagatatatatttcttttcaatttgtttgtttctcatagaaaaaaagaaaatcctaacTATCTAATACTACGCGCCGATTAGGAGCCCCCTAAGTTTTCTCCCTATGCTAGTATTGGTCAGATCGGATGCGATTTATATGCAGTATGTTAGTGTCTTCTTTTCTTGTGTTGTTGCTTTGGCCTATTAAGGAActaaataaaaatgaaatcCTGAAACCCCTTTTTCATTAGGCACAAGAAAATTACAAATAACCACCAAATATATAACCGCCAGACAAAAAGAGAGTGAAGGATCGCAAAAGAAATTCCGTGATTCACAAAACTGGGGGTTGGAACTCGTGAAAGTGACTATTTTACAGGCCATATCTCAACGCAAATTCTGAAATGCACGATGGAAATGGCGACGACCACACAGTGAAAAATGCCGTCGCCAAACTTCTGATCGACAATACTACAGTACCGTTTTGAGTCAGCTACAATATGGGCCCCAAAGCACGGCTGCAGATACGTTCAAATTTTCAGATGTTGGGCGGAGGTCTTTCAGTTCTGATCTTGCCGGAGTACCCGCGTTACGACTCCAACAGCGATCGTGCTTCCAGAAGACCTTAAGAATGCCCTGCCAAGAGCTCGGCATTTGGAGAATTCTTGAACACAGACCGGAGCGTCTAAGGTAACCTGACAAATATCAAGAAAATCAAAACATCGCAGATGATGACTTCGTAAGCAATGGCTCCTCACAAGGATCTGTGATCAGTTGTTACCTGCACAACTGCATTCTGCTTTGACTTAAGAAAACGAGGTGCAGTTTTGCTTGGTTTGCCAGCCTTGTCAAGCAATGCCACGATTTTCGTAACCCTCGCAGCCTCCTTCACATGATGTATGTGAAATTCGACCTAGGCCCGTATTATTATCAGATTGCATCAGGGAAGAAAATAATCAAAGAGAGCTTTTGGTCATATCTTTACCTGATAGCCAATAAGGATAGGAATGGTGACGTCTAACACTAGAACCCTTAGCTCCAAGAAGTTAGAGACAGGCACTGGGAAACCAGGGTTGCAAAGAATCCCACCTGGTATTAGCTTACTCCCATCGATACCCTGTAAACTAACCGCTACATTATCACCAGCTCTTGCTATGTCACATGAATTTGAATCCCGCTCGATGGATTTCACTGCCGCCACTTCCCCACAAGGTGAAATTAAAACCTGCAACAGCAAGTTCCAAGCTGTCAGAACAGATAGAAATGTCAAGACAAATATTTGTGTACAAAAGCaagtataaatatattttttttgaaaaaagaccAAATTCCGACACCATGCTGTTACTGAAAGATTGGCATGCAAATATgcaactagcaaatgtcacaaTGTAAACGCTATTTATCAATCTTTCCTCTATCCTCATATTTGGAGCTGATCTCAGTTAAATATACAAGTATCAACAGTCCCTGCTGATTTGTGAGGAATGTACCTTTGAACCAATTCGAATAGCTCCAGTCTCTAATTTTCCAAAGGCTGCAAACTGTCCTGTTGACTGAGACTTGATAACATCACAGATAGGAAGAATGAGGGGCTTTGAAACATCCCGAGATGGAAGCTGCAAGGAATCTATAGCATCCAAGAGACAAAATCCTTGATACCTGAAAGGACATCAGTTCAAGATTCCTGTTGTTcagatatatgattttttttattctgagaAGACGGTATGGTcccaaatatttcaaaagatCAGTAATGCTATTCTCATATATGTTCAAATCATCCAAACTATCTGATTTGACCCAAATGGGTGCTTACTACGATATGTCGATATTACCATGTGAAAAGGTTAGAAATTGCAAGATGCATGAAACAGCCACCTCTGTTGAAAAATTCTACACGATGTAGTGTTCCGAATGGCATGGAAGTAGTGTGTCAAAACATAACTTACCAGGAAGTTAAACGGACATCAGAAggaattttgatcaaattcTGATTTTCGACAGCACTAAGAGGAATCCAGGTAACAGATGAATCTTTGAAATTGCATGACCGCAGAAAACTACCAAGTTGAACCTTGATGAACTCAAATCTTTCTTTCGAGTAGCCGATGGCATCCATCTTGTTGACCGCAACAATAAGCTGTTCA is part of the Oryza glaberrima chromosome 4, OglaRS2, whole genome shotgun sequence genome and encodes:
- the LOC127772246 gene encoding aspartyl protease UND-like, with translation MHISAAACSFSQPSIRSNLCNMFSPLPVTVLVSIAALAFISGDATIVHEPVAAAAAAPSSDEADSIDGGGGGFSLPLVRRRSTTTTTMIDVAKEEIQLATAIAAGDKKLLVPLYGRPQGGSTYLVQLRIGTPTDRISPRYVLFDTGSDLSWTQCEPCTNCSSFTPYPPHDPSKSRTFRRLSCFDPMCELCTAVVDGGGGSAGCLFRRRYGDGGAVSGELVSDVFHFGAAGDGGGYQLERDVAFGCAHVEDSKAVRGYSTGILALGIGKPSFVTQLGVDRFSYCIPASEITDDDDDDEEERSASFLRFGSHARMTGKRAPFKQDGSGYAVRLKSVVYQHGGRLNQQQPVPVYVAGEEAAAAMPMLVDSGTTLLWLPGSVFYPLQRRIEEDISLTRRYDLTHPSLYCYLGNMTDVEAVSVTLGFGGGADLELFGTSLFFTDENLTEDWVCLAVAAGNRAILGVYPQRNINVGYDLSTMEIAFDRDQCDRV
- the LOC127769503 gene encoding UV-B-induced protein At3g17800, chloroplastic-like, coding for MAAWADAALLRASSSPASATAAASSSSSSCCLARPRASLESRLHRRKSFLYTSSPKSGFLINSCRARSLKVKAKMDSGDGLTRLAPLMLETPSGQLLVQILQSHPHLLPATVDQQLENLQSEKDVQEKEASKVPQDLLYKRIAEVKEKERQNTLEEIIYCWIIYKFMENDISMTPALAPLGGPVRDISSLPNQEDRLQSIHSPDALEMIQNHLNLIMGEKVAAPLDTVVEISNLNLGKLYAASIMYGYFLKRVDERFQLEKNMKTLPPNPKQQIVLENLKPNPFWDMESLVQITPDGEEIDLDDEESNPNKLRSYVSRLDADTLQRYATIRSKEAVSLIEKQTQALFGRPDIKVLDDGSVNAKDGQMITITFIELTHLVLEAAAFGSFLWEAESHVESKYHFVNS
- the LOC127769383 gene encoding protein AE7, producing the protein MVVGLINANPVVYEKKERRSRQAPETTDENAAEAIDQLEIFDHIRDIKDPEHPYSLEELNVVTEDSVEINDELSHVRVTFTPTVEHCSMATVIGLCLRVKLMRSLPPRYKVDIRVAPGSHATETAVNKQLNDKERVAAALENPNLLDIVEECLSPTFA